The following coding sequences are from one Camarhynchus parvulus chromosome 1, STF_HiC, whole genome shotgun sequence window:
- the UNC50 gene encoding protein unc-50 homolog — protein sequence MLPTTLVNSGSQGNGVLSRRDAARHTAGAKRYKYLRRLFHFRQMDFEFALWQMLYLFTSPQRVYRNFHYRKQTKDQWARDDPAFLVLLSIWLCVSTVGFGFVLDMGFFETIKLLLWVVFIDCVGVGLLIATLMWFISNKYLVKQQNRDYDVEWGYAFDVHLNAFYPLLVILHFIQLFFINYVIISDSVIGYFVGNTLWLIAIGYYIYVTFLGYSALPFLKNTAILLYPFALLIMLYLISLACGWNFTKMLCSFYKYRVK from the exons ATGCTGCCAACCACGCTGGTTAATTCTGGGAGCCAGGGCAATGGTGTGCTGAGCCGCAGAGATGCTGCGAGGCACACGGCCGGAGCAAAACGCTACAAGTACCTCCGAAGGCTCTTCCACTTCCGACAGATGGACTTCGAGTTCGCACTTTGGCAGATGCTTTACCTGTTCACTTCACCACAGAGGGTTTACAGGAACTTTCACTACAGAAAACAGACAAAGGACCAATGGGCAAGAGATGATCCTGCTTTCCTTGTGCTACTCAGTATCTGGCTCTGTG tgTCTACTGTAGGatttggatttgttttggacatgggtttttttgaaacaaTAAAACTGCTACTTTGGGTTGTATTCATAGACTGCGTAGGCGTGGGGCTCCTGATTGCAACTCTCATGTG GTTCATTTCAAATAAGTACTTAGtgaagcagcagaacagagattATGATGTGGAGTGGGGATATGCCTTTGATGTACATCTGAATGCTTTCTACCCTCTTCTAGTCATTCTGCATTTTATCCAGCTGTTCTTCATCAACT ATGTCATCATATCTGATTCTGTCATTGGGTATTTTGTTGGGAATACATTATGGCTGATTGCAATTGGCTATTACATCTACGTGACGTTCCTAGGATACAGTG CATTGCCCTTTTTGAAGAACACAGCTATTCTTTTGTATCCATTTGCACTTCTCATCATGCTCTATTTGATCTCATTAGCATGTGGATGGAACTTCACCAAGATGCTTTGTTCCTTTTATAAATACAGagtgaaataa
- the LOC115910512 gene encoding cytochrome c oxidase assembly factor 5 gives MPKYYEDKEEDGRACSGVREDLRQCLLESPCVLQENKSPKQCLREGHCRSLQVTFFACKRSMLDTRARFRGRKGY, from the exons ATGCCCAAGTACTACGAGGATAAGGAGGAGGACGGGCGCGCCTGCAGCGGCGTGAGGGAGGACCTGCGGCAGTGCCTGCTGGAGAGCCCCTGCGTCCTGCAG GAAAACAAAAGCCCTAAACAATGCTTGAGGGAAGGACACTGTAGGAGTTTGCAAGTGACTTTCTTTGCGTGCAAAAGATCAATG TTGGATACCAGGGCAAGAttcagaggaaggaagggataCTGA